Genomic DNA from Alicyclobacillus fastidiosus:
GTGGGTCATTTTTTTGCCCGGAACCGCAAATCAATCGAGTCAATGCGCCGAACCTCTCACTGGCCAGCGAAGAGACAGGGCTCGTCATCCTGAAACAAGGGGAAACTTGGTCAGAGGTGAGTACAATGTTTATCGAAGACGTCATAGATTGATGCATCTCCGATTAGCCTGGTACGTGAGTGGCGAAGATCGCCACTCACGTACTTTTTTTTGCCTTGGCTGTCCTCCACAACTTGTATGTCTTTGTGAGTAGGTGTGTAGTTATGATAAGGATAGTAGACAGATGGCGTTTGCATCCTGCGAGAAGTTTGCTAGGGAGAGCCCGCATTCGACATGAACAGACTGAAAATTCTGTTGACACGATTCACGACTAGGCCTACTATGAGGTTAACCGATTGCCGCAATCGGTTGCGGCAATCGGTTGCAGGAGTATCGAAAACGAGGTTGAACACGATGAGAGTGACAATGGATGACATTGCAAAGCTAGTTGGTGTCTCAAAGACTACCGTTTCACGCATTCTAAACCAGAAGGATGTCCAAGTCTCCGCAGAGACGAGGCAAAAGGTTCTCGATGCGGTTCGTGAATTGGACTATCACCCAAACGAGCTCGCAAGAGGGCTCAAAATGTCCGAAACGAACGTGATCGGCATTATTTTGTCCAACTTGCGAAATCCGTTCTGGTCGATGGTGCTAGACGGCGTTGAGGAAGCTTGTAATCAGATGGGATATCACTTAATGATCTGTAACTCGGGGGAGGATGGTGACCTAGAAAAGGAGTATATCAAAGGACTTCAACGGCGACGAGTAGATGGTATTATCATCAATCCAACGGTACAAAATCGCGAGCTATTTACTGAAATGGTAGACCAGGGATTTCCGTTGATACTGATCAACCGCAAGTTACATGGGCTACATGCCTCTACTGTGGCCATGGACAACGTCCAAGGTGCCTCGCTAGCGGTGGAACATCTATTGAGGCTGGGGCGAAGGCGAATTGCACTGATTACCTACGATTCCACAGGAATTAGCACGTGGACCGAGCGTATCCAAGGATACAAGGAGACGTTATTGCGGCACGGCTATGGTGAAGAGTCTTTTATCATTCAATCCGTCAAACAAGTAGACGGCGCAGCGGTTCCGGCTGTAGTAGAAATGTTACGAGGTGCACAACGCCCAGACGCTATTTTTTCTACGAATAACTTGTTGACACTCGAGATTATGGAAGCGTTGCGCGAAGTGGATGTTCGCGTACCTGAGGATATTGCGCTCGTCGGGTACGACGAGACAGTCTGGGCGAAACACATGAATCCACCTTTGACCACAGTTAGTCAACCGGCGCGAGATATGGGCAAGATCGCCGTCGAAACACTGATTGAGACGATTAAGTCGAAGAGGGTGTACCCGAGGACCATCGTGTTGCCACCGGAACTGATTATTCGACGTTCATCAGGCATTTAGAATGAGGGGGAACGAAGATGAGTATTGGCTTTCGCGTCTTACCGCTGGACAATCGACCTAGTCAAATGTTAATCGATCGGTTTCTCGACGTTCCCACCCCGTATATCAGTGACAATATGAATCGATTGTATGGATTGGCGAGTGGACTTGTGCCATATCACCAGAAGGGCCAATTGCTGGGACCGGCCATCACAGTCAAGACGAGGGCAGGTGACAATCTGATGGTCCACAAAGCCATCGACTTGGCGCAGCCTGGTGACGTGGTCGTAGTCGACGCCGGAGGGGATCTCTCGCAGGCCATCGTCGGTGAAATCATGTTGCGCTTGGCCGAAAGAAAGGGCTTACATGGGTTTGTGGTCGATGGGGCTATTCGCGACTCTGAAGCGTTTCGAGCAGGGGATTTCCCCGTGTACGCGCGAGCTGTGACACATCGCGGACCATTCAAAGACGGTCCAGGAGAGGTTAATGTGCCGATTTCAGTCGGTGGGATGGTCGTTCACCCTGGCGATATCATGGTGGGTGATGCCGATGGAGTGATTGCTGTTCCGGTGTCTCTCGCTGAAGAACTTGCGACGAAGGTCCAAGAGCAACGAGATCGCGAAATCGCCATCCTGGATTCGATTGCAAACGGAGAGGTCGATCGGCGTTGGGTAGACCAGACCCTAGTGGATAGGGGGTGCGAGCTGATTGAAGGCGTTAGCCACTAAATTTGGTTGGATCGGACTCAAAGATTTTATTCGTGCGGTATTTACGAATGCGGGCGTTTCGTCGCGCGACGCTGACATTGTGGCTGATTCACTCGTCCAAGCAGAGCTGCGCGGCGTGGAGTCGCACGGCGTCGTTCGCCTTGGAATTTATCTAGAACGAGTAGAAAAAGGGATGCTAGATCCACATGGGCAAATCGAATGCGTCCACGAAGGTGCGTCCAGTGCACTCCTTGACGGCCACAATAACTTCGGTGCGGTCATCGGCGTGAAGGCCTTGGAGGTGGCACTGTCGAAGGCTAGAAAACAGGGCGTTTCCATGGTTGGTGTGAAGGGGTCCAATCACTTTGGCATTGGTGCCTACTACGCGTTGAAAGCGATTGAGCAGGACATGATTCTCCTCGTCTTCTCGAACGCATCTCAAACCATGCCACCGACCGGCGGAATTCGACCGTTCATTGGCACGAATCCATTCACAGTCGGCGTTCCCGCGGGCAAAGAATTGCCGTTTGTTCTGGATATGGCGACAAGTGTGGTCGCGCGCGGTAAGATTATCGTCGCTGCAGAGAAACATGAAAGAATCCCAGAGGGATGGGCGATCAATCAGGACGGATATCCCACCACGGACCCCGTGGAAGCGCTTGCTGGCGCGGTTCTTCCGGTAGGGGGAGCGAAAGGGTACGGAATGTCGATGTTCATCGATATCCTGTCCGGTGTGCTCACCGGCGCTGGATTCGGAAAATACGTTCACAACATGTATGAAAACTGGCATGATCCGCAGAATGTGGGCCACGTGTTCATGGCAGTAGACATCAATCAGTTTATTCCGCTCGAAATCTTCAAGCACAGAATCGATACGTATTTTCAGGAGATCAAGGCAGAACCCAAGGCGCCTGGTGTCGACCAAATCCTGATCCCGGGAGAAATCGAGTACTTCAAGACAATCGAGCGCAAGAAACATGGTATCGACTTACCGGAGAGCGTGGCTGAACAACTATATACCATCGGCGACAAATATTCTGTTAATTTAGATAGTGCATACTACTTAGATTGATAGGCTTTGGAGGGATTCACATGTTGATGAACCGAGTGTTTCGCTATGAACTGCCTACCTTGATTGAGTTCGGCATTGGGGCGTTGCAGAACTTGGCGAGCAGGGTGGAGGAATTGGGCGGAACCAAAGTTCTCGTCGTGGGAGATCCAGGCGTTTCGCAAGCTGGCTTGCTCGACCGAGTGGAGGACGTTCTAGAGCGAGCGTCGATCCAGTACGTAGAGTTTACCAATATCCAGTCGGACCCTGACATCGAGTCCGTCGATGAGGGCATCCGACTTGCCAAGGAAGAATCGTGCGACATCGTCGTCGGCGTCGGCGGGGGGAGTGCTCTAGATACAGCGAAAGCCATCGGGCTGATGCTTGGCAACTCGGGGCACATCACGGATTACGTGGGCCTTAACAAAGTGCCGAACCGAGGTGCGCCGGTCATCGCCATGCCGACTGCCGCGGGGACGGGAAGCGAAGTGACCGTTTGGTCCGTTCTGTCCAATCGTGCGGCAAAAGAGAAGGTCAGCATTGGGAGCGTGTTCAATTGTCCTGCGCTGGCCTTGTTAGATCCAGAGTTGACGGTGTCTTTGCCGCCAACTGTGACGGCGGCCACGGGAATGGACGCGTTGACGCATGCGATTGAGTCGTATGTGAACAAGGCGACGCAACCAATTTCAGAGTGTCTGGCTCGGCAGGCCATCGACATGATTGCAAAGAATCTTCGACTGGCTGTGGTTCAAGGCGACAACTTGACGGCCAGATACAACATGTCCCTGGCTAGCCTGATTGCAGCGATGGCCTTTAACTCCACTCGACTCGGGCTGTCCCACGCACTAGCGATCCCGCTGGGGGCGCACTTTCACATTCCGCACGGCGTCGTCAATGCCATTCTATTACCGGAAGTCATGCAGTTTAATGTCATCGGAAATATCGATAAGTACCAGGACATTGGAAGGATCTTCGATGGGTCTCCCAACCTGAGTGCGCGCGAAACTGCAGAGTACTCCGCCGTTGCGGTGCGACGATTGAAAGAGGACGTCGGCATTCGCCAGTCACTCTCGGACTATGGCGTTCGCGAGTCCGACTTGAAATATATCGCAGAAGAGGCAATGTTGTCGGGAAACGTGCCTGTTAACCCGCGCAAACCGACGATCGAAGACCTGATGGACATCTGCAGGGCGGCCATGGAGCAATAATGGAGAGCGGGGATGACGATGAATGATATGCTGACTTGGCTCGAGGAGAATTGTGGGCAGACATACGGAAACTTTATCAATGGCGAGTGGATAGCCAGTGTGTCCGGTGAGTCGTACGAGGTCTATCACGCGGCGAATCGCCGTCAAGTTCTGGGTTATTTTCCGAACTCAGGACCGCAAGACGTCGACTTAGCTGTCCAGTTTGCACACAGGGCGTTTCCCGACTGGGCGAGCACCCCTGGTCCGACGAGAGGGGCAATCTTGTACAGGTTCGCAGAGTTACTCGGAGAGCACGCTGATGAACTGGCGTTTATGTTGTCCGCCGAGCAAGGGAAGACGTTGGGCGAGTCGCGCGGCGAGGTGACGCGAGCCATCCGCGAGGTGCGATTTGCCGCTGGGGAAGCGTCACGGGTTCAAGGCGCTGTACTCCCTAGTGAACGCGTGTCCGTACAGTGCTCTGTCGGGCGTCACCCAATTGGCGTGGTCGCCGCCATTGCACCCTGGAATTTCCCAGTCGTGACCCCCATTCGGAAGATTGGGCCGGCGCTGGCCTACGGCTGCACGGTCGTCTACAAACCAGCGACCGTCACCCCGTGGACGTCGACGCTTATCATGAAGTGTCTGCAAGCGGCGGGTGTACCCAATGGAGTTGTCAATCTCGTCGTCGGAACCGGGAGCCGGGTGGGCGATCCGCTCGTTCAGAACCCGCTGGTTCACGGAATTACGTTCACCGGATCGACAAAGTTGGGCAGACAAATCAATGTGACCGCGGCACAAAGATTCGCCAGAACCCAGTTGGAGCTCGGCGGCAAAAATCCAGCCATCGTCCTCGATTATACGAATGCTAGCGAAGTAGCCACTGAGATTGTAGCTGCCGCATTTGCCTGTTCAGGTCAGCGCTGTACGGCAATCAGCCGGGTCATCGTCATGCGGGATAAACTGCCGGAGGTAACGGAGTCCATCATTGAGCAGGTGAAGCGCTTGAAAGTAGGTCCTGCGTGGGAAGAGGGTGCGAACCTTGGTCCGCTCATCAACGAAGGTCACTTGAATTCGGTCTTGAGTTACATAGATATAGGCCGACAGGAGGGTGCGACGCTGGCGTTAGGCGGGCAAGTGTTGAACACGGGGACGTTGGCTGATGGCTGCTATCTCGCGCCTACGATTTTTACGAACGTCGCACCGAGCATGCGAATTGCAAAGGAAGAGATTTTTGGGCCTGTCCTGAGTATCATCGGAGTCGACACGGAGGACGAGGCAGCTGACGTCGCCAATTCCGTGGCTTACGGATTAGCGGCATCCGTATTTACAAATGACTTGGCCAAGAGCAAACGGTTTGCTGCGAAGCTAGAGAGCGGGATGGTTCATATCAACCACGGGACCGCCAGCGACGCACACGTCCCGTTTGGCGGGATCAAGGAATCGGGGTTTGGGCCTTTCTCCATCGGGAACACCAACGCTGAGTTTTTTACCGAAATGAAGGTTGTCTACGAAAAGTTTTGACGTCGTGTATGCACGACTGAGATTGCGCCACCGCCGTTGTCAAGGGCGGATCTATCGCAAAGGGAGTGTAGTCGTCATGCCGAAACACATTGCGTTTATCGGTTTAGGAGCTATGGGCTTCCCGATGGCCAAACGGCTGTGCCAAGCAGGTTTTCACTTGGATATTGTACTGCACAGACATAGACAGCCCGTGGAAGAACTAGTTGGAATGGGGGCAACGCTGGTGGATTCGGTGGCGACTGCCTGCAGGAACGCGGACGTCATCATCAGCATTCTACCTTCCGACAAGGAGATGGCGGAGGTCTTGTTGAATGCTGACGTCCGTGGCAGCGTTCGGCCGGGGACCATTCTGCTCGAGATGACATCGGGTACACCCAACATGATGGCTAAGGTGGAAGATGTATATGTCGACCTGGGATGTCACGTGCTGGACGCCCCTGTGAGCGGTGGAACCATTGGGGCGGCCAATGGTTCACTCACCGTGATGGCAGGAGGCAACCAAGAAATCATCGACAAGTTGTCGTCGATTTTCGACGTTTTGGCCAAACAGGTGTTTACCGTGGGGCAGGTCGGTGACGGCAAGGCCATTAAGGCGATTAATCAGATGTTGGCTGGAGTTCACATGGTGGCTGCGTCCGAGGCTATTCGATTGGCACAGCACCTTCATATCGATATGGAGCGGTTGAAGGATGTCGTCGCCGCGAGTTCTGGCGCGTCTTGGATGTTCCTGAATAAGATCGATACCGTGCTCGCGCGGAATTTTGAGCCGGGTTTCAAATTGGACCTCATGAAGAAGGATATTCGAATTGCTTTGGACGAAGGGAAACAAATCCCTCTGCCAATCACTGGACTCGTCCACGAACTGTATCAGTTGATGTCGTCGCAGAACGGCGACGAAGACTTCTCCGTCATCAGTACCCTCGCACCGTAAATGTATGTAGAAAATTCACACATCACGATGCCTACGATATTTTGCAAACACTGATACTTGGCGCAAGGTGATGAGCGATGAAAAACAGGCCGAAAGTGTTTATTGCGAGAAGGTTACCGGACGAAGCGCTCCATATGATCGCTTCATCCTGCGACTATGAGATGTGGGAGCAAGAGGATGTACCCGTTCCACATGGCGTCCTCGCCGATGCCGTACGACGTGTAGACGGCGTTCTCACGATGCTCACGGACAGCGTTCCAGGCGACTTGCTCCAATCTACGTCGACTCTGAAAGTCGTTGCGAATATGGCGGTCGGCTACGACAACGTCGATGTAGCTGCGGCGAAGCGCCTTGGGATTACTGTGACGAACACGCCGGACGTCTTGACGGAAACCACCGCTGACCTGACGTTCGCCCTCCTCTTGGCAGCCGCTCGAAGAATTGTCGAGGCGGGCCACACCCTGCGAAACGGACAATGGTCGACGTGGTCCCCGATGTTTTTAACCGGGATGGACGTTTTCGGGAAGACACTCGGTGTGATCGGGATGGGGAGAATCGGTCAAGCGGTCACCCGTCGAGCCTTGGGATTCAATATGACCGTGCATTATTACGCGCGAACCCAGAAGAACGGTCTACCGTCGAACATTCACTACATGAGTTTGGACGATGTCTTACAAACAGCTGATTTCATCAGCGTTCTCACGCCACTGACGCAAGAGACGCGTCACTTGATAGGAGAACGGGAGCTGTCGTTGATGAAATCAACTGCTGTGCTGATCAATACAGCGAGGGGGCCAATCGTGGACGAGGATGCTTTATATCAAGCGCTCGTGAACAAGCGAATCTGGGCTGCTGCACTCGACGTATTCGATGAGGAGCCTGTATCGCCGAAGCATCCACTGCTCGAACTGCCAAACGTAGTTGCAACGCCGCATATTGGCAGTGCGACAATAGAAACCCGTACGAAAATGGCGGTCTTGGCCGCCCAAAATCTGGTTGCTGCTCTACATGGGCAGACTCCACAGAATCGGGTGGTTTGAAGGGCTGGCAAAATGGCGCTTTACATCCTAAGCATGGAGGAGATTGACGCTTTTCTTCCGTCACTCTCCGCCATGCTCGGCGCCCACACGCAGAGCGGAACGCCCGTTTGCGCCATAAGTTTAGGACGGAAGAGGCCCCAAACTGTACCGATCACGTCATGCTAATGAGCAGCGGCAGCGACAGAAAGCTGATGATCGTTGTAATGGCCACAGTCAGTGTGATCAGTTCTTTGTCGCTTCCATACTTGTTTGCTACGACAATGGCATTGACTGCTGCAGGCATGCTGGACTGAACGAGCAGGATAGACGCGAGTATTCCGTGAATGCCGATCATCCAGATGCAGAGTTCAGATAATATGGGCACAACACATTGTCGCAAGATAACCGCAATCCAAACTTCCTTTCGACGAATCCCAGTCCACCGAATTCTCCCTAATTGAATACCAAGAATGACGAGGACGAGCGCAGGGTACGAATTCCCTAACATCTGTAATCCACTCATCACTCCTTTGGGGATGGCAATCTGAAAGAGACACACGATCACCCCGAGGATCACGGCGTAAATCAGGGGTGTCTTGAGGATCTGGACAAGTGCCTCGCGCGGGCGAACTTTCGACCTGGACGCAATATAGAGGCCCAAACAGTTCATCAAGACAATTTGCCCGATGACATATGTGGCCCCGTTGACCAAACCTGTCGTTCCATAGGCAAGTAGTAGAACGGGGAGTCCGTAGTTACTCGCATTTCCAAAGACGGTGGTCAACGTAATACCCGAACTGACCTCTGGCTGAAATCTGCATAACTTCGCGGTACATGCGGCAACCCCCCAGCACAGCGCCGTCTGAAGTGCCGTAAACTCCACGATGCTCCACAAGTTTGTTGGACCTTTGTCCGACCCAGCTAACGCACCAAGCACTAGACTGGGCGCTAGGATGTACAAACTCACATTGGCGAGGCTTTCCGTTTGAATGGGTACCCATCTTTGCACGAGTGAACCAAAGAGACAAACGACGATAATGGGCATGACAACGGTGGACATCGTGATCCAATAGTGATCCAAACCAGACACCTTCTATGCTCGAATGTGAGTGAACCAAACCGACGGCGTCTCTGGAGCTCACTCGGCGGCGAGTTTTGGATAGGCTGTCCGCCACCAATCGATCGGGTTCACAGAAATGGAACAATCGATTGCATCGAGTGAATATTCACACATTACTTGTATACATCGAACACGCACCTTGTCAATCTATTTCATCATCCACCCAGTTGATATAAAATGTTAACAGTAAACTATTTCTGTCCTCCCAGCGGTATTGCGGATGGGTGGAGTTGTGAACCGCTTCAGTCCTACCTGAACTATCTCGCGCTCTCATGGACTTACCTTCGCTACGGATAAAGAGTTATCGACAAAAATAGACTGAAAATTTCGTTGACACACGTCACCCATGGGCATAATATTAGGTTAACCGATTGCCGCAATCGGTTGCGGCAATCGGTTACAGGCGACAGGACTCGGCTCGTCGGCTGTGAATCTGATTCAAAGGGGTGATAACCACCAAACTCTGTAACCCATGCTA
This window encodes:
- a CDS encoding Ldh family oxidoreductase translates to MKALATKFGWIGLKDFIRAVFTNAGVSSRDADIVADSLVQAELRGVESHGVVRLGIYLERVEKGMLDPHGQIECVHEGASSALLDGHNNFGAVIGVKALEVALSKARKQGVSMVGVKGSNHFGIGAYYALKAIEQDMILLVFSNASQTMPPTGGIRPFIGTNPFTVGVPAGKELPFVLDMATSVVARGKIIVAAEKHERIPEGWAINQDGYPTTDPVEALAGAVLPVGGAKGYGMSMFIDILSGVLTGAGFGKYVHNMYENWHDPQNVGHVFMAVDINQFIPLEIFKHRIDTYFQEIKAEPKAPGVDQILIPGEIEYFKTIERKKHGIDLPESVAEQLYTIGDKYSVNLDSAYYLD
- a CDS encoding aldehyde dehydrogenase family protein produces the protein MTMNDMLTWLEENCGQTYGNFINGEWIASVSGESYEVYHAANRRQVLGYFPNSGPQDVDLAVQFAHRAFPDWASTPGPTRGAILYRFAELLGEHADELAFMLSAEQGKTLGESRGEVTRAIREVRFAAGEASRVQGAVLPSERVSVQCSVGRHPIGVVAAIAPWNFPVVTPIRKIGPALAYGCTVVYKPATVTPWTSTLIMKCLQAAGVPNGVVNLVVGTGSRVGDPLVQNPLVHGITFTGSTKLGRQINVTAAQRFARTQLELGGKNPAIVLDYTNASEVATEIVAAAFACSGQRCTAISRVIVMRDKLPEVTESIIEQVKRLKVGPAWEEGANLGPLINEGHLNSVLSYIDIGRQEGATLALGGQVLNTGTLADGCYLAPTIFTNVAPSMRIAKEEIFGPVLSIIGVDTEDEAADVANSVAYGLAASVFTNDLAKSKRFAAKLESGMVHINHGTASDAHVPFGGIKESGFGPFSIGNTNAEFFTEMKVVYEKF
- a CDS encoding D-glycerate dehydrogenase, which gives rise to MKNRPKVFIARRLPDEALHMIASSCDYEMWEQEDVPVPHGVLADAVRRVDGVLTMLTDSVPGDLLQSTSTLKVVANMAVGYDNVDVAAAKRLGITVTNTPDVLTETTADLTFALLLAAARRIVEAGHTLRNGQWSTWSPMFLTGMDVFGKTLGVIGMGRIGQAVTRRALGFNMTVHYYARTQKNGLPSNIHYMSLDDVLQTADFISVLTPLTQETRHLIGERELSLMKSTAVLINTARGPIVDEDALYQALVNKRIWAAALDVFDEEPVSPKHPLLELPNVVATPHIGSATIETRTKMAVLAAQNLVAALHGQTPQNRVV
- a CDS encoding LacI family DNA-binding transcriptional regulator; the protein is MRVTMDDIAKLVGVSKTTVSRILNQKDVQVSAETRQKVLDAVRELDYHPNELARGLKMSETNVIGIILSNLRNPFWSMVLDGVEEACNQMGYHLMICNSGEDGDLEKEYIKGLQRRRVDGIIINPTVQNRELFTEMVDQGFPLILINRKLHGLHASTVAMDNVQGASLAVEHLLRLGRRRIALITYDSTGISTWTERIQGYKETLLRHGYGEESFIIQSVKQVDGAAVPAVVEMLRGAQRPDAIFSTNNLLTLEIMEALREVDVRVPEDIALVGYDETVWAKHMNPPLTTVSQPARDMGKIAVETLIETIKSKRVYPRTIVLPPELIIRRSSGI
- a CDS encoding NAD(P)-dependent oxidoreductase, which encodes MPKHIAFIGLGAMGFPMAKRLCQAGFHLDIVLHRHRQPVEELVGMGATLVDSVATACRNADVIISILPSDKEMAEVLLNADVRGSVRPGTILLEMTSGTPNMMAKVEDVYVDLGCHVLDAPVSGGTIGAANGSLTVMAGGNQEIIDKLSSIFDVLAKQVFTVGQVGDGKAIKAINQMLAGVHMVAASEAIRLAQHLHIDMERLKDVVAASSGASWMFLNKIDTVLARNFEPGFKLDLMKKDIRIALDEGKQIPLPITGLVHELYQLMSSQNGDEDFSVISTLAP
- a CDS encoding RraA family protein, giving the protein MSIGFRVLPLDNRPSQMLIDRFLDVPTPYISDNMNRLYGLASGLVPYHQKGQLLGPAITVKTRAGDNLMVHKAIDLAQPGDVVVVDAGGDLSQAIVGEIMLRLAERKGLHGFVVDGAIRDSEAFRAGDFPVYARAVTHRGPFKDGPGEVNVPISVGGMVVHPGDIMVGDADGVIAVPVSLAEELATKVQEQRDREIAILDSIANGEVDRRWVDQTLVDRGCELIEGVSH
- a CDS encoding iron-containing alcohol dehydrogenase → MLMNRVFRYELPTLIEFGIGALQNLASRVEELGGTKVLVVGDPGVSQAGLLDRVEDVLERASIQYVEFTNIQSDPDIESVDEGIRLAKEESCDIVVGVGGGSALDTAKAIGLMLGNSGHITDYVGLNKVPNRGAPVIAMPTAAGTGSEVTVWSVLSNRAAKEKVSIGSVFNCPALALLDPELTVSLPPTVTAATGMDALTHAIESYVNKATQPISECLARQAIDMIAKNLRLAVVQGDNLTARYNMSLASLIAAMAFNSTRLGLSHALAIPLGAHFHIPHGVVNAILLPEVMQFNVIGNIDKYQDIGRIFDGSPNLSARETAEYSAVAVRRLKEDVGIRQSLSDYGVRESDLKYIAEEAMLSGNVPVNPRKPTIEDLMDICRAAMEQ
- a CDS encoding AEC family transporter, with the translated sequence MDHYWITMSTVVMPIIVVCLFGSLVQRWVPIQTESLANVSLYILAPSLVLGALAGSDKGPTNLWSIVEFTALQTALCWGVAACTAKLCRFQPEVSSGITLTTVFGNASNYGLPVLLLAYGTTGLVNGATYVIGQIVLMNCLGLYIASRSKVRPREALVQILKTPLIYAVILGVIVCLFQIAIPKGVMSGLQMLGNSYPALVLVILGIQLGRIRWTGIRRKEVWIAVILRQCVVPILSELCIWMIGIHGILASILLVQSSMPAAVNAIVVANKYGSDKELITLTVAITTIISFLSLPLLISMT